From Thermoanaerobaculia bacterium, a single genomic window includes:
- a CDS encoding NAD(P)/FAD-dependent oxidoreductase, whose product MTAEFDAAIVGAGPAGSSAAIELARGGFSVVVLEKDRFPRDKVCGEFLSPEAMADLSRWGVAARLDGEHVERIDRGTFFFEHGRSVEFPLPRPAIGVSRRLLDTRLAEEAASSGAQVRFGANVDRIDGSLGDGFAVSAAGGESPVTARVVLAAWGRWTPLDRALGRSFAARTRGRFFGWSRHDSGDSSHLAGRIHLHFFRGGYGGLSRVEDGLVNFAGVVSENELRRRLGTANDGGNGWERFLAALVDGEPRLRADLAPLSPTREVLGTPAVFFERHAPAFRGILGVGDAAGIRDPFTGDGQATAIRGGVVAARWVGRFLRGEIAPADLERFYRAAWRREFGARFTWDAIFRKALLSPAARRLLLPVALPLVRAGIERTRLRAVD is encoded by the coding sequence GTGACCGCCGAATTCGACGCCGCGATCGTCGGCGCCGGCCCGGCCGGATCGTCGGCGGCGATCGAGCTCGCGCGCGGCGGATTCTCCGTCGTCGTTCTCGAGAAGGACCGATTTCCACGCGACAAGGTGTGCGGCGAGTTCCTCTCTCCGGAGGCGATGGCGGACCTCTCCCGCTGGGGCGTGGCGGCGCGGCTCGACGGAGAGCACGTCGAGCGAATCGACCGCGGAACCTTTTTCTTCGAGCACGGACGGTCGGTCGAGTTTCCCCTTCCCCGGCCGGCCATCGGCGTCTCGCGGCGCCTGCTCGACACCCGGCTCGCCGAGGAGGCCGCGTCCTCGGGCGCGCAGGTCCGGTTCGGCGCGAACGTCGATCGCATCGACGGCTCGCTCGGCGACGGCTTCGCCGTGTCGGCGGCGGGGGGCGAGAGTCCCGTGACGGCGCGCGTCGTGCTCGCGGCATGGGGACGTTGGACGCCGCTCGACCGCGCTCTGGGACGGTCGTTCGCGGCGCGGACGCGCGGGCGGTTCTTCGGCTGGAGCCGGCACGACTCCGGCGACTCGTCGCATCTCGCCGGCCGGATCCACCTCCATTTCTTCCGCGGGGGCTACGGCGGCCTCTCGCGGGTGGAGGACGGCCTCGTCAACTTCGCGGGCGTCGTCTCCGAGAACGAGCTCCGACGCCGTCTCGGCACGGCGAACGATGGCGGAAACGGATGGGAGCGTTTTCTCGCCGCGCTCGTCGATGGAGAGCCCCGGCTCCGCGCCGACCTCGCGCCGCTTTCTCCGACGCGCGAAGTGCTCGGCACCCCGGCGGTCTTCTTCGAGCGCCACGCGCCCGCCTTCCGCGGAATTCTCGGCGTGGGCGACGCGGCCGGCATCCGCGATCCCTTCACCGGGGACGGCCAGGCGACGGCGATCCGCGGCGGCGTCGTCGCCGCGCGATGGGTCGGACGTTTCCTGCGCGGCGAGATCGCCCCGGCGGACCTCGAGCGGTTCTACCGCGCGGCGTGGCGACGCGAGTTCGGCGCTCGTTTCACGTGGGACGCGATCTTCCGCAAGGCGCTCCTCTCCCCGGCCGCGCGCCGTCTCCTGCTCCCCGTCGCGCTGCCGCTCGTGCGCGCCGGCATCGAACGCACGCGGCTGCGCGCCGTCGATTGA